Proteins encoded in a region of the Gigantopelta aegis isolate Gae_Host chromosome 13, Gae_host_genome, whole genome shotgun sequence genome:
- the LOC121387102 gene encoding proline-rich receptor-like protein kinase PERK2 encodes MCVRAHHQLWNVIGIPGIVHRVTGFRDFSEAKPEEDQRARADQGRSKPTAQLPAATYPVVHPQHRSTPARPADPAQPDPAVDVPGADPDLNQALMESPPTTPQTSTPGIPVLPPPPRKSAAVESQARLAASEKRKAIASPGDQPVKPSPPPQPPTPPTAPTEDLSCGQP; translated from the exons ATGTGTGTCCGTGCTCATCACCAGTTATGGAATGTTATTGGAATACCGGgtatcgtacaccgggtcacagGCTTCCGTGACTTTAGT GAAGCGAAGCCGGAGGAAGACCAACGCGCCAGGGCGGACCAGGGGAGGTCAAAACCGACAGCTCAACTGCCAGCGGCGACTTATCCCGTAGTTCACCCCCAGCATCGGTCTACACCAGCGAGACCAGCCGATCCAGCTCAGCCGGACCCAGCTGTTGACGTGCCAGGGGCGGACCCGGACCTGAACCAGGCCCTGATGGAATCGCCCCCCACAACTCCGCAGACTTCGACTCCCGGGATTCCAGTGCTGCCACCTCCACCTCGGAAGAGTGCCGCCGTAGAGTCCCAGGCCCGTCTTGCGGCCAGTGAAAAGCGGAAGGCGATTGCTTCCCCAGGCGACCAACCAGTCAAGCCAAGCCCGCCACCTCAACCGCCGACACCGCCTACAGCTCCAACTGAAGATCTGTCCTGTGGACAGCCTTGA